The nucleotide sequence GTGTTTAAAATATCTGCAACAATATTTAGCGTTTTTGCAACGATAGTAAGCATTTGAGTTTCTTTGTTATATTCAATGAAACTACCATCTTCAAACTTGATTATGTGTTGATCCTTCGAAATCCCCGGAACGGAATCAACTCCGGTATAAATTGCACCAAGAATAACGCCATCTTCTGAATCATCATCCATGAGGCAAGCAACCTGTTCGCCGACATCAACCATAGAATAGAATTTATCTTTGTTTGTTTTTGGCTGAAGCACAGGAAGCCAAAATGAAGTGATATCATCATCTGCAAACTGCACTCTAGCCTTTGCCATGAGTGGATTAATGTTAGTAACAACGCCGAATTTTAACACGAGGCCACCTCCAAACTTGTTGCATATCCTGAACTGCGGTCAATTCTGTGGCGAGCTTCTTTT is from Candidatus Gastranaerophilales bacterium and encodes:
- a CDS encoding phage baseplate assembly protein V — its product is MLKFGVVTNINPLMAKARVQFADDDITSFWLPVLQPKTNKDKFYSMVDVGEQVACLMDDDSEDGVILGAIYTGVDSVPGISKDQHIIKFEDGSFIEYNKETQMLTIVAKTLNIVADILNTGKIQNTDGITSAADITDKKSSMQAMRDIYNPHSHTGNMGSPTSAPDGAM